In Quercus robur chromosome 11, dhQueRobu3.1, whole genome shotgun sequence, the following proteins share a genomic window:
- the LOC126705108 gene encoding uncharacterized protein LOC126705108: MDENYNDVAINTFKSGLPTEHGLRKSLTGKPVTSVRQLMDRIDKYKRMEEDQLQGKGKEKIIPPPPKGNDYRSERYNSNQPRRDFSRQAGQTNMQTINAISREPVQQVLEKVKNEPFFKWPSKMAGDPSKHNQNLYCHYHQDHGHTTEDCRNLWNHLDQLVQEGKLRHLLHPSSGHLGQAVQEPWKDVSLRPPIGTMHVILAAPGRTGSFPSGVLSVARPPAEDSERESKRSKKGKSLVLGFSDEDKGGTIQPHDDTLVVTLRIGGFDVKRVLVDPGSAMKVMYPDLYRGLNLRPEDLTAYDSPLISFEGKIVIPKWQIRLPIQTESEVMEVDFIVVDAYSPYMAIVARPWLHALGSVSSTLHQKVKYPSGGQVEEIGGDQAMARQCMVAAISRRSNAESSASVKNL; encoded by the coding sequence ATGGATGAAAACTACAATGACGTCGCCATCAACACGTTCAAAAGTGGTCTCCctaccgagcatggcttaaggaaatctctaACTGGTAAACCTGTCACCAGCGTTCGCCAATTGATGGACAGAATTGACAAATACAAAAGGATGGAAGAGGACCAGCTacaagggaaaggaaaggagaagatcatcccccccccccccaaaggGAATGATTACAGGTCGGAACGATATAACAGTAACCAGCCGAGAAGAGATTTTTCGAGACAGGCTGGACAAACCAACATGCAAACGATTAATGCCATATCCAGAGAGCCGGTGCAACAAGTTCTGGAGAAAGTAAAAAATGAGCCTTTCTTCAAATGGCCGAGTAAAATGGCCGGAGACCCCTCGAAGCACAACCAGAACCTGTATTGTCATTATCATCAAGACCACGGGCATACCACCGAGGATTGTAGGAATCTATGGAACCACCTGGATCAGTTGGTCCAAGAAGGAAAGTTACGTCATCTTTTACACCCCTCCAGCGGTCATCTGGGCCAAGCAGTTCAAGAGCCTTGGAAAGATGTATCTTTGAGACCTCCCATCGGGACGATGCACGTCATCCTTGCCGCCCCAGGGAGAACCGGCTCTTTTCCCTCTGGGGTGCTGTCCGTGGCTCGACCCCCCGCCGAGGATAGTGAGAGGGAgtccaaaagatctaaaaaggGAAAGTCACTAGTGTTAGGGTTCTCAGACGAGGATAAGGGgggaactatccaacctcacgacgatacTTTGGTGGTTACGTTGAGAATTGGAGGGTTTGACGTGAAGAGGGTACTAGTAGATCCGGGCAGTGCAATGAaagtaatgtaccctgatctgtACAGGGGGCTGAACCTAAGGCCTGAGGACTTAACAGCTTATGACTCTCCTCTTATAAGTTTCGAAGGGAAGATTGTCATACCAAAATGGCAGATCAGATTACCTATACAAACCGAATCAGAGGTGATGGAGGTagattttatcgtggtcgacgccTACTCACCCTACATGGCCATAGTAGCTAGACCTTGGCTCCACGCCCTGGGATCCGTGTCTTCTACACTTCACCAAAAGGTAAAATACCCGTCGGGGGGCCAAGTGGAAGAGATTGGTGGAGATCAAgccatggctaggcaatgcatggtggccgccatctcaCGCCGGTCCAATGCCGAGTCCTCGGCTTCTGTGAAGAACTTATAA